From a single Kitasatospora azatica KCTC 9699 genomic region:
- a CDS encoding DUF5954 family protein → MVNFDGNVPGYLTIRMSAPDSPVAVLADVEAWTARESYPEILSAGAPVFGIAREREEGGWELQPPDGTGYRRISDRRSQ, encoded by the coding sequence ATGGTGAACTTCGATGGGAATGTTCCCGGTTATCTGACGATCAGAATGTCCGCTCCCGATTCTCCGGTAGCGGTGCTCGCTGATGTCGAGGCGTGGACGGCGCGGGAGTCGTACCCCGAGATCCTGTCAGCCGGCGCCCCCGTGTTCGGCATCGCCCGTGAACGGGAGGAGGGCGGGTGGGAGCTGCAGCCTCCAGATGGTACCGGCTACCGGCGCATTTCCGACAGACGTTCGCAATGA
- a CDS encoding response regulator: MTTPAAAEPPPRVLIADDQELIRTGFRMILTARGIDVVGEAADGAEAVALAARLRPDVVLMDIRMPEMDGLEAARRVLARQPDCRVLMLTTFDLDRYIYAALALGASGFLLKDVTAAHLAAAVRLVDTGDALLSPSITRRLVERFATERPTREPPGHPRAVHRDLTTLTPRELEVLTLLGRGLSNAELAAQLTLSEATVKTHVARIFAKLSLRDRAQAVVLAYETGLVAPGD, from the coding sequence CCGCACCGGCTTCCGGATGATCCTGACCGCGCGCGGCATCGACGTGGTCGGCGAGGCGGCCGACGGTGCCGAGGCGGTGGCGCTGGCTGCCCGGCTGCGCCCCGACGTGGTGCTGATGGACATCCGGATGCCCGAGATGGACGGCCTGGAGGCGGCCCGCCGGGTACTGGCGCGGCAACCCGACTGCCGAGTGCTGATGCTGACCACCTTCGACCTGGACCGCTACATCTACGCTGCGCTGGCCCTGGGCGCCAGCGGCTTCCTGCTCAAGGACGTCACCGCCGCGCACCTGGCCGCCGCGGTGCGGCTGGTGGACACCGGCGACGCCCTGCTCTCACCGTCGATCACCCGCCGCCTGGTGGAGCGGTTCGCCACCGAGCGGCCGACCCGCGAGCCCCCCGGCCACCCGCGGGCCGTCCACCGCGACCTGACCACGCTGACACCCCGTGAGCTGGAGGTGCTGACGCTGCTCGGCCGGGGCCTGTCCAACGCCGAACTGGCCGCGCAGCTGACGCTCAGTGAGGCCACCGTGAAGACCCACGTGGCCCGGATCTTCGCCAAGCTCAGCCTGCGCGACCGGGCCCAGGCGGTCGTGCTGGCCTATGAGACGGGGCTGGTCGCGCCGGGCGACTAG